In one Silene latifolia isolate original U9 population chromosome 10, ASM4854445v1, whole genome shotgun sequence genomic region, the following are encoded:
- the LOC141605192 gene encoding small ribosomal subunit protein uS13z/uS13y/uS13x, whose product MSLVANEEFQHILRILNTNVDGKQKIMFALTSIKGIGRRYANICCKKADIDMNKRAGELSTAELDNLMTVVANPRQFKIPDWFLNRQKDYKDGRFSQVVSNQLDMKLRDDLERLKKIRNHRGLRHYWGLRVRGQHTKTTGRRGKTVGVSKKR is encoded by the exons ATG TCTTTGGTAGCAAATGAAGAGTTTCAGCACATTTTGCGTATATTGAATACAAATGTTGATGGAAAACAGAAGATCATGTTTGCATTGACATCAATCAAGGGTATTGGTCGTCGTTATGCTAACATTTGCTGCAAAAAGGCTGACATTGACATGAACaagag GGCGGGTGAGCTATCTACAGCGGAGCTTGATAATCTGATGACTGTTGTGGCAAACCCAAGACAGTTCAAGATCCCAGACTGGTTTTTGAATAGGCAGAAGGACTACAAGGATGGTCGCTTCAGCCAGGTTGTTTCTAACCAGCTTGACATGAAGCTCAGGGATGACCTTGAACGTCTTAAGAAAATCAG GAACCACCGTGGGCTACGTCACTACTGGGGTCTCAGAGTTCGTGGGCAGCACACCAAGACCACTGGACGCAGGGGAAAGACTGTTGGTGTCTCAAAGAAGCGTTAA